The sequence GGGCGCACTCCGGGTGGCCGGCCGATCGGGCGACGGGACTCTCGTGGAGGCGGTGCTGCCGTGCGGATCGTGATCGGCGAGGACTCGGCGCTGTTCCGGGAGGGGCTGGCCCGGCTGCTCGCGGACGCCGGCCACGAGGTGGTCGGCAAGGCGGTCGACGCGCCGAGCCTGCTGGCCGCCACCGAGGAGGCCGCGCCCGACCTGGCCATCATCGACGTACGGATGCCACCCGACCACACCGACGACGGCGCCCGGGCGGCGCGGCAGATCCGGGCGCGGCATCCGAAGCTGGGCATCGTGCTGCTCTCCCAGCACATCGAGACCCGGCACTCGGTGGATCTGGTCACCGGTGGACGGTTCGGTTACCTGCTCAAGGACCGTGTCCTCGACGTCGACGACTTCCTCGACTCCCTGC comes from Micromonospora viridifaciens and encodes:
- a CDS encoding response regulator transcription factor, translating into MRIVIGEDSALFREGLARLLADAGHEVVGKAVDAPSLLAATEEAAPDLAIIDVRMPPDHTDDGARAARQIRARHPKLGIVLLSQHIETRHSVDLVTGGRFGYLLKDRVLDVDDFLDSLRRVAAGGSALDPEVVTRLIGHRPPDDPLSTLTAREREVLALMAQGRTNVGIARRLWLTERTVEAHVSSIMAKLGLAASDEDHRRVLAVLVHLRQPGHPAHG